One part of the Streptomyces lienomycini genome encodes these proteins:
- a CDS encoding LysR family transcriptional regulator, whose product MSDQASPSTAPLPGPDLDLRLVRYFAVVAEHLNFARAAAALHVAQPSLSRQIQRLEDTLGVRLLERTHQGSRLTAAGAAFLPQAQTLLHTAHQAVLTVRAAAPPRTVTIGYVEDLVITPAVRDLRRRRPDAHVRTRHLDWDEARALPEGRVDALVVRTPLPIPSDGLDVTVLYDEPRALLVPAFHRLAGEESVTPEDFTDEPLVACAGMAALWTGFWRLDPRPDGSPAPVGPMLVDTFEDKLEVVADGRAIALVPADDRRCSLRDDLVTIPVEGVEPCQVALATRFADANPLVAHFRESAKNLLVREA is encoded by the coding sequence ATGTCCGACCAAGCCTCGCCCTCCACGGCACCCCTCCCTGGCCCTGACCTGGATCTGAGACTGGTGCGGTACTTTGCGGTCGTCGCCGAGCACCTGAACTTCGCCCGTGCCGCCGCGGCGCTGCACGTCGCCCAGCCCTCCCTGAGCCGTCAGATCCAGCGGCTGGAGGACACCCTCGGCGTGCGCCTGCTGGAGCGCACCCATCAGGGCAGTCGCCTCACCGCGGCCGGCGCGGCCTTCCTCCCGCAGGCACAGACGCTCCTGCACACGGCTCACCAGGCGGTGCTCACCGTGCGCGCTGCCGCGCCGCCGCGCACGGTGACCATCGGATATGTCGAGGACCTCGTCATCACCCCCGCGGTACGGGACCTGCGCCGCCGTCGCCCCGATGCCCACGTCCGCACCCGTCACCTGGACTGGGACGAGGCCCGCGCCCTGCCCGAGGGCCGGGTCGACGCGCTCGTCGTCCGCACGCCGCTCCCGATCCCGAGCGACGGTCTGGACGTGACCGTCCTCTACGACGAACCACGGGCACTCCTCGTGCCCGCGTTCCACCGCCTCGCCGGCGAGGAGTCGGTCACCCCGGAGGACTTCACCGACGAACCCCTCGTGGCCTGTGCTGGTATGGCCGCGCTGTGGACCGGGTTCTGGCGGCTCGACCCCCGTCCGGACGGCAGCCCTGCGCCAGTCGGTCCCATGCTCGTCGACACCTTCGAGGACAAGCTCGAAGTCGTCGCCGACGGCCGGGCCATCGCACTCGTGCCGGCCGACGACCGACGCTGCTCCCTGCGCGACGACCTCGTCACCATCCCCGTCGAGGGAGTCGAACCCTGCCAAGTGGCGCTCGCCACTCGCTTCGCGGACGCCAACCCGCTCGTCGCCCACTTCCGTGAATCCGCGAAGAACCTCCTCGTCCGCGAAGCCTGA
- a CDS encoding SDR family oxidoreductase, giving the protein MGKHEGKHVVITGGSSGFGLATAQMLVDEGARVLITGRNQTALDSARDRLGDRAIAVRSDAASLPDIDALADRVKSEFGTVDALFANAGVNGFAPFEATSEELFDQLLTINAKGPYFTVQKLAPLMAEGSGVVLTTSVANVLGLPMLSAYAAGKAALRSMTRSLARELLPRKIRVNAVSPGPIDSGILEKSMPREAAEQTKTQMAADNPMLRMGTPVEVARTVVFLAFDATYTTGAELAVDGGGSQL; this is encoded by the coding sequence ATGGGCAAGCACGAAGGTAAGCATGTGGTGATCACCGGAGGCAGCAGTGGTTTCGGACTGGCCACCGCGCAGATGCTCGTGGACGAAGGCGCACGGGTGCTGATCACCGGGCGTAACCAGACCGCCCTGGACTCCGCACGGGACCGGCTCGGCGACAGGGCGATCGCGGTCCGCAGCGACGCCGCGTCGCTGCCCGACATCGACGCGCTGGCCGACCGGGTGAAGTCCGAGTTCGGCACGGTCGACGCGCTGTTCGCCAACGCGGGCGTCAACGGCTTCGCACCGTTCGAGGCGACCAGCGAAGAACTCTTCGACCAACTGCTGACCATCAACGCCAAGGGCCCCTACTTCACGGTGCAGAAGCTCGCTCCGCTGATGGCGGAAGGCAGCGGCGTCGTGCTCACCACCTCCGTGGCGAACGTGCTGGGACTTCCGATGCTCAGCGCGTACGCGGCCGGCAAGGCGGCGCTGCGCTCGATGACCCGCAGCCTGGCCCGTGAGCTGCTCCCGCGCAAGATCCGCGTCAACGCGGTCAGCCCCGGCCCGATCGACTCCGGGATCCTGGAGAAGTCGATGCCCCGGGAGGCGGCCGAACAGACCAAGACACAGATGGCGGCCGACAACCCCATGCTGCGCATGGGCACCCCCGTCGAAGTCGCCAGGACGGTGGTGTTCCTCGCCTTCGACGCCACCTACACCACCGGCGCCGAATTGGCCGTGGACGGCGGCGGCTCCCAACTCTGA